A single window of Osmia bicornis bicornis chromosome 14, iOsmBic2.1, whole genome shotgun sequence DNA harbors:
- the LOC114872734 gene encoding neuroendocrine convertase 1-like has product MASVCFWLVVCCIVASRFFTSILGHHGDHREEWVVRIEGGPQVATLLALQSGYKHLGPVLGFKDTYVWLKDDSRGHKKRGGLRLTKALNSSTKIIWADQQKAIERYKRDYIPLSRYDPEKPLIREKRLELDRYHLNSVEENDRNWQEYEPDDSRFMFNDELWDQEWYLQDTRLNTALPKLDLNVLPLYRLGVTGRGVKIAVLDDGLEYTHDDLRNNYDPSISYDVNEGDDDPFPRYESSETNGHGTRCAGEIAMEANNRKCGVGVAFEASVGGIKLLDGLVNDRVEGEGLGYKPELVDIYTASWGPADDGRSLEAPGRLAAEALEKGITTGRDGKGSIYVWASGNGGSKSDDCGCDGYVGSIYTIAVGSASQTGRFPWYGESCPATLATTYSSGAYHDQMIATTDLRNTCTTRHTGTSASAPLAAGILALALQVNEDLTWRDVQHLIVWTSEYSPLRENPGWFRNSAGFWFNSRFGFGLMNAYTLVMASSNWTTVPGKIICKVDVSRVIDKRLAYGDTRKLRFETEDECRSTGNEITFLEHVEIEVSLEYSLRGALQMHLTAPSGTNVQILKPRRLDNSDSGFESWKFMSVASWGEDPRGTWTLDILDEIGPKENNGTIEAFALILHGTREPPEYRKNGPRIYDQDYNRIRKTDEFIHANRPIKPVFEEEDNKLDSGIQEATDIDERDWWDEFL; this is encoded by the exons GTCCTGGGATTCAAGGACACGTACGTATGGCTTAAGGATGACAGCCGTGGTCATAAGAAGAGAGGCGGGCTTCGTTTAACAAAAGCTTTGAATTCCAGCACCAAG ATCATTTGGGCAGATCAGCAGAAGGCGATAGAGCGATACAAACGCGATTACATACCGTTATCCAGATACGATCCGGAGAAACCCTTGATAAGGGAGAAGAGACTGGAGTTAGATCGGTATCATTTGAATAGCGTGGAGGAAAATGACAGAAATTGGCAAGAATATGAGCCAGATGATTCTAGGTTCATGTTCAACGATGAATTATGGGATCAAGAATGGTATTTG CAAGATACGAGGTTGAACACGGCTCTACCCAAACTGGATCTAAACGTTCTACCCCTCTATCGACTGGGGGTAACAGGTCGCGGGGTCAAAATCGCCGTTTTGGACGATGGGTTGGAATACACCCACGACGACCTGCGTAACAATTAC GATCCATCAATTAGTTACGATGTGAACGAGGGCGACGACGATCCGTTCCCGCGATACGAATCATCAG AGACGAACGGTCACGGCACGAGGTGCGCGGGAGAGATAGCAATGGAGGCGAACAACCGGAAATGCGGTGTAGGAGTCGCCTTCGAGGCTTCCGTTGGTGGAATCAAGCTTCTCGACGGTCTGGTGAACGATCGCGTCGAGGGAGAGGGGCTCGGATACAAACCAGAACTGGTGGACATTTACACGGCCTCCTGGGGGCCAGCGGACGATGGGAGAAGTTTAGAGGCACCGGGAAGACTGGCCGCGGAGGCTCTCGAAAAGGGCATTACGACG GGCAGAGACGGTAAGGGTAGCATTTACGTATGGGCTTCCGGAAACGGAGGCTCGAAATCCGACGACTGCGGATGCGATGGGTACGTAGGAAGCATTTACACGATCGCTGTTGGATCCGCCAGTCAAACTGGACGATTTCCATGGTACGGTGAAAGCTGTCCAGCTACATTAGCGACTACCTATAGCAGCGGTGCTTATCACGATCAAATGATA GCGACAACAGACTTGAGAAACACCTGCACGACCAGGCACACCGGCACTTCCGCGTCCGCTCCATTAGCCGCTGGAATACTGGCCTTAGCTTTGCAAGTAAA CGAGGATCTGACGTGGAGGGACGTGCAGCATCTCATCGTTTGGACCTCAGAGTACAGTCCTCTTAG GGAGAATCCAGGATGGTTTAGAAACTCCGCTGGATTCTGGTTCAACTCACGTTTTGGCTTCGGACTTATGAACGCGTACACGTTGGTCATGGCGAGTTCCAATTGGACAACCGTACCGGGGAAAATCATCTGCAAAGTGGACGTCTCTAGAGT AATTGACAAGAGGCTGGCTTATGGAGATACAAGGAAGCTGCGATTCGAGACAGAAGACGAGTGTCGATCGACTGGGAACGAGATAACGTTTTTAGAACACGTAGAGATCGAGGTCAGCCTCGAGTACAGTCTTCGTGGTGCTCTTCAGATGCACCTGACTGCACCCTCAG GAACAAATGTGCAAATACTAAAACCAAGGAGACTAGACAATTCAGATTCGGGTTTCGAGAGTTGGAAGTTCATGTCAGTGGCATCTTGGGGTGAAGATCCACGCGGCACCTGGACCTTAGACATTCTCGACGAG ATCGGTCCAAAAGAGAATAATGGCACAATAGAAGCGTTTGCGTTGATTCTACACGGGACAAGGGAGCCTCCGGAGTATCGTAAAAACGGGCCACGAATTTACGACCAGGACTACAATCGAATTCGAAAAACC GACGAATTTATTCATGCAAATCGACCAATAAAACCGGTGTTCGAGGAGGAGGACAACAAACTGGATTCAGGAATTCAAGAGGCAACTGATATAGACGAAAGAGATTGGTGGGATGAATTTTTATGA